The genomic DNA GTTGTGATTGTGTAACTAGTCTGGGTCGGATTCCGCAATAATTTGGTGGGAAATGAACCACAAAACCCCTGACACTCATCTCATCTGTTAATAATGCAAGTGGAGATGTCACATAATTAACGCATATTGCATACTATATGGTTCCGTATGGTGTACTAGCTAGCTTCATCTGatttgggaaaagaaaaaaatttctaaCTCAACAGAACATAAAGCTCTCGTTATACATATATATCCATGGCTACTTCTGAAACCAACAAAGATACTAACTGTAGTAGCCACGATGGTGCAAGTACTCTTGATTTTCCCAAGGGTAGTGGACGTCCTAGTTTAGGAAGTGATGTTATGTATCAATATCAAGGTTTCTGGAGCTTTGCTAAAGCAATTCAAGACGTAAAGAATGCGCAACAGAACTTCAAAGCTTCAGATACAGATGTGGTTATTTCCACACTGCCCAAATCAGGCACCCTTTGGTTGAAAGCACTCACCTTCGCCATCGTCAACCGTTTCCGTTACCCTTGTTCTCCTGCTTCAAACAATTATCATCGTCATCCCGTGCTTACCGTTTCACCTCATGATCTAGTTCCTTTCTTCGACTGGCGTCCAACTCCGGCCGATGATAGTCCTCCTGGTGATGTCACTATGCATGATTCTGCACGTAGACTTATAGGCACCCATGTCCCTTACCCTTCTTTGCCAGAATCTATTAAAACTATTACAAACTGCAAGATTGTATATATGTGCAGAAACCCACGAGACAACTTAATCTCTGCATGGCAGTTTGCGAACAAACGGAGGGCAGCACTGCCACCAAGCAATGATAATCTTCCGCCATTGTCACTTGAAGAAGCATTCGAGTTATTCTGCGATGGGATATCAATATTCGGACCGTTTTGGGATCATGTGCTTGGGTACTGGAAAGAGAGCTTAGAGAAGCCTCATAAAGTACTGTTCATGAAATACGAAGATTTGAAGAACGAACCGAACACTCATTTGAAGAGACTTGCAGAATTCATGGGTTGCGGTTTCACTTCAGAAGAAGAGAGACAAGGAGTGATTGAAGATATATCAAGGTTATGTAGTTTTGAGACCATGACGAGTTTGGAAATGAATAAGACCGGATCTTGGAAAAATCATATCGAGAATAAAATCTTTTTTAGGAAAGGTGAGAATGATGATTGGAAGAATTACTTGACTCCAGAGATGATAAATCGACTTGATTATCTCATGGAAGAGAAGTTGCAAGGTTCAGGTTTAGTGTTCCGGTATAATCATCCTCCAAGTGTCGCAAATTAGATTAAGAAGGGTCTGCTTTGACGCGTAAGTTAGGATTTTCCCCAAGCCAATTTAGGAGTCTTCGAGTTATTGTACTATTGTATTGTATATATAATTAGTGTACAAATTGCCGTCCTCACATTGAAAGTTAGGTCAAAAACTTGAATTATAGAGCTCCTAACCCTCGACCAATAGGAATTGAGTATTTTCATTCTATTTTGGATACATATCGAACACCTAAAAGCTaatcttgaaaccctaatttcttttcTACCGTCCTCTCTTCGCTTCTAATTCTCTCTGGAAAAAATAGCGACAAACGCCAAGGTTATATTTTTTTTAACGAATATTACGGCTgcacatcaaaaacctagggtgaTGACTACCCCTTGTTGATAACAAAACCCTATGCGATATTCATTTACAGTCTCCTTatctcctttttttcttttctcattcAATTGCACCTTGGTAATTTATCGCTTCGATATCCTTTATTGATCGCTTTATCTTATTCGTTTCCGAGGTTGATGTTTTTCACATTGTGATCAGTGAACGAGCCGAGGGATTTGCAAAAAGATCCCATTATCTTTTCCGTCTTGGGTTGATTGCATGCGTCTCCCATTCCTGCTATTTTCTCCATAGCTCGATTTATAATGATGAGTGCTgagatttttttgttttgacTTGGAATCATGATATACGGATTTTTCTACCTGAACATCAAAAGCTAAATAATATGGTATGATGAATTACCCACTGGCATGAAACAAATATGccctagattttatttatttgattctGTGAGCATTGTAATTTTTGAACCAGCTAATCTAATTTCTTATCAAGCTTGATCGCTCGACTAATCAAACAGTTTTCAAATCTCGGCGAAGGTGATTAAAATGGTGTTGTTCATATGCAGGTATAATATTCAATACAACAAAAGAAGCAGTTGATGGGATTATGCAGGTATAATATTCATGTGTTGTAcaaactgttttcctttattgaTGACTGAAACTCCTTATAGGAATGTAAATGTGTTTTAGGTTACTCTCTTCCTCTGGATTTTCAAACATTTTTATATTCAGCAATTTTGATATAAGATGGACACGCCATTAAGCCGGTTGAGGAGAGCTCATTATTTTTTCCGTCTTGGGTTGACTACATGCGTCTAACTTTTCTACTAAACCCTATTTGGTTTGCGAAAATCCCATTCCTGCTATTTTCTCCATAACTCGATATATAATGATGACTGctgagattttttttgttttgacttGGAATCAGGATATACGGATTTTTCTACCTGATCATCAAAAGCTTAATAAATATGGTATGATGAATTACCCACTGGCATGAAACAAATATGccctagattttatttatttgattctGTGAGCATTGTAATTTTTGAACCAGCTAATCTAATTTCTTATCAAGCTTGATCGCTCGACTAATCAAACAGTTTTCAAATCTCGGCGAAGGTGATTAAAATGATGTTGTTCATATGCAGGTATAATCTTCAATACAACAAAAGAAGCAGTTGCTGGGATTATGCAGGTATAATATTCATGTGCTGTAcaaactgttttcctttattgaTGACTGAAACTCCTTATAGGAATGTAAATGTGTTTTAGGTTACTCTCTTCCTCTAGCTTTTCAAACATTTTTATATTCAGCAATTTTGATATAAGATGGACACGCCATTAAGCCGGTTGAGGAGAGCTCATTATTTTTTCCGTCTTGGGTTGACTGCATGCGTCTAACTTTTCTACTAAACCCTATTTGGTTTGCGAAAATCCCATTCCTGCTATTTTCTCCATAGCTCGATTTATAATGATGAGTGCTgagatttttttgttttgacTTGGAATCATGATATACGGATTTTTCTACCTGAATatcaaaagctaaataaatatGGTATGATGAATTACCCACTGGCATGAAACAAATATGccctagattttatttatttgattctGTGAGCATTGTAATTTTTGAACCAGCTAATCTAATTTCTTATCAAGCTTGATCGCTCGACTAATCAAACAGTTTTCAAATCTCGGCGAAGGTGATTAAAATGGTGTTGTTCATATGCAGGTATAATCTTCAATACAACAAAAGAAGCAGTTGATGGGATTATGCAGGTATAATATTCATGTGTTGTAcaaactgttttcctttattgaTGACTGAAACTCCTTATAGGAATGTAAAGGTGTTTTAGGTTACTCTCTTCCTCTGGCTTTTCAAACATTTTTATATTCAGCAATTTTGATATAAGATGGACACGCCATTAAGCCGGTTGAGGAGAGCTCATTATTTTTTCCGTCTTGGGTTGACTACATGCGTCTAACTTTTCTACTAAACCCTATTTGGTTTGCGAAAATCCCATTCCTGCTATTTTCTCCACAACTCGATATATAATGATGACTGctgagattttttttgttttgacttGGAATCAGGATATACGGATTTTTCTACCTGATCATCAAAAGCTTAATAAATATGGTATGATGAATTACCCACTGGCATGAAACAAATATGccctagattttatttatttgattctGTGAGCATTGTAATTTTTGAACCAGCTAATCTAATTTCTTATCAAGCTTGATCGCTCGACTAATCAAACAGTTTTCAAATCTCGGCGAAGGTGATTAAAATGGTGTTGTTCATATGCAGGTATAATCTTCAATACAACAAAAGAAGCAGTTGCTGGGATTATGCAGGTATAATATTCATGTGCTGTAcaaactgttttcctttattgaTGACTGAAACTCCTTATAGGAATGTAAATGTGTTTTAGGTTACTCTCTTCCTCTGGCTTTTCAAACATTTTTATATTCAGAAATTTTGATATAAGATGGACACGCCATTAATCCGGTTGAGGAGAGATCATTATTTTTTCCGTCTTGGGTTGACTGCATGCGTCTAACTTTTCTACTAAACCCTATTTGGTTTGCGAAAATCCCATTTCTGCTATTTTCTCCATAACTCGATATATAATGATGACTGctgagattttttttgttttgaattggAATCAGGATATACGGATTTTTCTACCTGAACATCAAAAGCTTAATAAATATGGTATGATGAATTACCCACTGGCATGAAACAAATATGccctagattttatttatttgattctGTGAGCATTGTAATTTTTGAACCAGCTAATCTAATTTCTTATCAAGCCTGATCGCTCGACTAATCAAACAGTTTTCAAATCTCGGCGAAGGTGATTAAAA from Papaver somniferum cultivar HN1 unplaced genomic scaffold, ASM357369v1 unplaced-scaffold_24, whole genome shotgun sequence includes the following:
- the LOC113340961 gene encoding cytosolic sulfotransferase 5-like, translated to MATSETNKDTNCSSHDGASTLDFPKGSGRPSLGSDVMYQYQGFWSFAKAIQDVKNAQQNFKASDTDVVISTLPKSGTLWLKALTFAIVNRFRYPCSPASNNYHRHPVLTVSPHDLVPFFDWRPTPADDSPPGDVTMHDSARRLIGTHVPYPSLPESIKTITNCKIVYMCRNPRDNLISAWQFANKRRAALPPSNDNLPPLSLEEAFELFCDGISIFGPFWDHVLGYWKESLEKPHKVLFMKYEDLKNEPNTHLKRLAEFMGCGFTSEEERQGVIEDISRLCSFETMTSLEMNKTGSWKNHIENKIFFRKGENDDWKNYLTPEMINRLDYLMEEKLQGSGLVFRYNHPPSVAN